In Rattus norvegicus strain BN/NHsdMcwi chromosome 1, GRCr8, whole genome shotgun sequence, a genomic segment contains:
- the Or12j2b gene encoding olfactory receptor Olr298, translated as MNGTLVTEFLILGFSEMPHLRVPLLSFLCLYMAAISGNLLIMVTVSASPALHTPMYFFLVNLAVVDILCTSTILPKLLDIMVGGRTISYGGCMAQLFFFTWSMGAELLLFSAMAYDRFVAICCPLHYSTWMGPRVCAFLAGLVWSISLTNTSVNTSLVLHLPFCSSNVIEHFFCEIPPLLKLSCAPTQLNEVMAFAADVFLAVGNFSVIILSYGFIVTSILKIRSTEGKQRAFSTCSAHLFVVTMYYSTIIYTYIRPASSYSLNKDKVVSIIYTSVAPTLNPLIYTLRNKDVKVALRKLLSSC; from the coding sequence ATGAATGGGACACTGGTCACTGAGTTCCTCATCCTGGGATTCTCAGAAATGCCTCACCTTCGGGTACCACTTCTCAGCTTCCTCTGCCTATACATGGCTGCAATCTCAGGAAACCTGCTCATTATGGTGACAGTCAGTGCCAGCCCAGCCCTGCATACCCCTATGTACTTCTTCCTGGTCAACTTAGCTGTGGTGGACATCCTCTGCACCTCCACCATCCTACCCAAGCTCCTGGACATCATGGTAGGGGGAAGGACCATCTCTTATGGTGGCTGCATGGCCCAGCTCTTCTTCTTCACATGGTCCATGGGGGCAGAGCTTCTGCTCTTCTCAGCTATGGCTTATGACCGCTTCGTGGCAATCTGCTGTCCCCTGCACTATAGTACCTGGATGGGCCCCAGGGTGTGTGCATTCCTGGCTGGCCTTGTCTGGTCCATCAGCCTGACTAACACCAGTGTGAACACAAGCCTGGTGCTGCATCTACCATTCTGCAGCTCCAATGTGATAGAGCACTTCTTCTGTGAGATTCCCCCACTGTTAAAGCTCTCTTGTGCTCCAACACAATTGAACGAGGTTATGGCCTTTGCTGCAGATGTGTTTCTGGCTGTAGGGAACTTCTCTGTGATCATCCTCTCCTATGGCTTTATTGTGACCAGTATCCTGAAGATACGCTCAACTGAGGGCAAGCAACGAGCCTTTTCTACCTGTTCTGCACATCTCTTTGTGGTCACCATGTACTACTCCACTATCATCTACACCTACATTCGCCCTGCATCCAGCTACTCATTGAACAAGGACAAGGTGGTGTCCATCATCTACACTTCGGTGGCACCCACCTTGAACCCCCTCATCTACACTCTGAGGAACAAAGATGTCAAAGTTGCACTCCGGAAACTTCTGTCCAGCTGCTGA